A stretch of Myxococcus hansupus DNA encodes these proteins:
- a CDS encoding tetratricopeptide repeat protein: MARERLVSALAAEPPRLDLAALAIATLEQPLLDAPGCLHMLDVLACRVQVEAERLSEKGEVLASLRALRHVLADIEGFRGNEDDYHSPENSFLDQVLERKMGLPITLSVVYLEVARRAGISLYGVPFPGHFLVAHDAGDHKLVMDPFHHGDILTEHGCAELLKRVAPQLKFDRNMLAPAPVELIAYRMLSNLRRVYLGREDCERGLAVVDMLLLLAPDHPGELRTRAALLSSLGAYRAALKDVERCLELSPDAPDRDRLEMTARELRERAALLN; the protein is encoded by the coding sequence CTGGCTCGGGAGCGTCTGGTGTCGGCGCTGGCGGCGGAGCCCCCTCGGCTGGACCTGGCGGCCCTGGCCATCGCCACCCTGGAGCAACCCCTGCTGGACGCCCCGGGGTGTCTGCACATGCTGGACGTGCTCGCATGCCGTGTGCAGGTGGAGGCGGAGCGGTTGAGTGAGAAGGGTGAGGTCCTCGCCTCCCTGCGGGCCCTGCGCCACGTGCTGGCGGACATCGAGGGCTTCCGCGGCAACGAGGACGACTACCACTCGCCCGAGAACAGCTTCCTGGACCAGGTGCTGGAGCGGAAGATGGGCCTGCCCATCACCCTCTCCGTCGTCTACCTGGAGGTGGCGCGGCGCGCGGGAATCTCCCTGTACGGCGTCCCCTTCCCGGGCCACTTCCTGGTCGCGCACGACGCGGGGGACCACAAGCTGGTCATGGACCCGTTCCACCACGGGGACATCCTCACGGAGCACGGCTGCGCGGAGCTGCTCAAGCGCGTGGCGCCGCAGCTCAAGTTCGACCGCAACATGCTGGCGCCCGCGCCGGTGGAGCTGATTGCGTACCGGATGCTGTCCAACCTGCGGCGCGTGTACCTGGGCCGCGAGGACTGTGAGCGGGGCCTGGCGGTGGTGGACATGCTGCTGCTGCTGGCGCCAGACCATCCGGGCGAGCTGCGCACCCGCGCGGCGCTGCTGAGCAGCCTGGGCGCCTACCGCGCGGCGCTGAAGGACGTGGAGCGCTGCCTGGAGCTGTCGCCGGATGCCCCCGACCGAGACCGGTTGGAGATGACGGCCCGCGAGCTGCGGGAGCGCGCGGCGCTGCTGAACTGA
- a CDS encoding cyclic nucleotide-binding domain-containing protein has product MDAAVLKKVALFEGLTQGQLAKVAQIGHFRAYPAGAFLFREGETGQEMFVIAEGKVRISKSVPGIGEEALAILEPGQYFGEMAVIEDSPRSADAIAHVSCSVWVIARSQLD; this is encoded by the coding sequence ATGGATGCCGCCGTCCTCAAGAAGGTTGCGCTGTTCGAGGGTTTGACCCAGGGACAGCTCGCCAAGGTCGCGCAGATTGGCCACTTTCGGGCCTACCCGGCGGGCGCCTTTCTCTTCCGTGAGGGGGAGACCGGCCAGGAGATGTTCGTAATCGCCGAGGGCAAGGTTCGCATCTCCAAGTCCGTGCCCGGCATTGGCGAGGAGGCGCTCGCCATCCTGGAGCCCGGCCAGTATTTCGGTGAGATGGCGGTTATCGAAGACTCGCCCCGCTCGGCGGATGCCATCGCCCACGTGAGCTGCTCCGTCTGGGTCATCGCGCGTTCCCAGTTGGATTAG
- a CDS encoding DUF2795 domain-containing protein, producing MAYGLAEDPALSITPHLDAVEYPVEREQLVMAAADAGAPPDVINLFKCLPRPEYATREAVMRDLSEASRRSALGGLKDDDGVNRDRRNIGRDLVENAPDGQTRHP from the coding sequence ATGGCTTATGGACTCGCGGAGGATCCGGCGCTCTCCATCACCCCGCACCTCGACGCGGTGGAGTACCCCGTCGAGCGGGAGCAACTGGTGATGGCCGCCGCGGATGCAGGCGCGCCCCCCGATGTCATCAACCTCTTCAAGTGCCTGCCGCGTCCGGAGTACGCCACCCGTGAGGCCGTGATGCGAGACCTCTCCGAGGCCTCCCGCAGGTCCGCCCTGGGCGGCTTGAAGGACGACGACGGGGTGAACCGGGACCGCCGCAACATCGGCAGGGACCTGGTGGAGAACGCCCCGGACGGCCAGACGCGTCATCCGTGA
- the moaC gene encoding cyclic pyranopterin monophosphate synthase MoaC translates to MKMVDVGEKPKTDRVAVATALLRMLPATRERILAGQVEKGDVLAAARLAGIMAAKRTPDFIPLCHPIALAGVEVTLAPEEEGLRVRVQVKTVDRTGVEMEALTAACAAALTVYDMCKSVDRGMVLDAVQLEHKSGGRSGTWEREVPAPKAR, encoded by the coding sequence ATGAAGATGGTGGACGTGGGCGAGAAGCCGAAGACGGACCGCGTGGCGGTGGCCACCGCGTTGCTGCGGATGCTTCCCGCCACGCGCGAGCGAATCCTCGCGGGGCAGGTGGAGAAGGGGGACGTGCTCGCCGCCGCGCGGCTCGCGGGCATCATGGCCGCCAAGCGCACGCCGGACTTCATTCCCCTGTGTCACCCCATCGCGCTCGCGGGCGTGGAGGTGACGCTGGCGCCGGAGGAGGAGGGGCTGCGCGTCCGGGTGCAGGTGAAGACGGTGGACCGCACGGGCGTGGAGATGGAGGCGCTCACCGCCGCCTGCGCCGCGGCGCTGACGGTCTACGACATGTGCAAGAGCGTGGACCGCGGCATGGTGCTGGACGCCGTGCAGTTGGAGCACAAATCGGGCGGACGTTCCGGGACGTGGGAGCGCGAAGTCCCCGCGCCGAAGGCCCGCTGA
- the radC gene encoding RadC family protein, translated as MEQTAGAAWADGGSASDGSVRARGEESAEESRERLFRLGAAALTDPELLCVVWNPGPRAPGARALARTLVTHGGGLKALAQEEPLALSQRPGVGPVRAAQVLAALELGRRSQHARERRPKLRTPREIAGYLAPVLGALRREVFHVLCFNARNVLLHDVRVAEGTMNACPVDPREVFAAALTARATAIVLAHNHPSGDPEPSIQDVALTRHLVAGARLLNIKVLDHVVTGDGGYVSMLERGLLPDETQETGRAWSANGGGE; from the coding sequence ATGGAGCAGACGGCGGGAGCGGCGTGGGCGGACGGTGGGTCCGCGAGCGATGGGTCGGTGAGGGCGAGGGGTGAGGAAAGCGCGGAGGAGTCGCGAGAGCGCCTCTTTCGGCTGGGGGCGGCGGCACTCACCGACCCGGAGTTGCTGTGCGTGGTGTGGAACCCCGGGCCGCGGGCGCCCGGAGCCAGGGCGCTGGCGCGGACGCTGGTGACGCACGGCGGAGGGCTCAAGGCGCTGGCGCAGGAAGAGCCCCTCGCCTTGAGCCAGCGGCCGGGCGTGGGGCCGGTCCGGGCCGCGCAGGTGTTGGCGGCGCTGGAGCTGGGGCGCCGCTCGCAGCATGCCCGGGAGCGTCGGCCCAAGCTGCGCACGCCCCGGGAGATTGCCGGGTACCTGGCGCCGGTGCTGGGAGCGCTGCGGCGCGAGGTGTTCCACGTCCTGTGCTTCAACGCGCGCAACGTGCTGCTGCACGACGTGCGCGTGGCGGAGGGCACCATGAATGCGTGTCCGGTGGACCCGCGTGAGGTGTTCGCGGCGGCGCTCACGGCGCGCGCCACGGCCATCGTCCTGGCGCACAACCACCCTTCCGGAGACCCGGAGCCCAGCATCCAGGACGTGGCGCTGACGCGGCACCTCGTGGCGGGCGCTCGGCTGCTCAACATCAAGGTGCTGGACCACGTGGTGACGGGGGACGGCGGTTACGTGTCCATGCTGGAGCGGGGACTGCTGCCGGACGAGACACAGGAGACGGGGCGCGCATGGAGCGCGAATGGAGGCGGCGAATGA
- the trxB gene encoding thioredoxin-disulfide reductase, which translates to MAEEKINKVTIIGSGPAGYTAAIYAARANLQPVVFAGGPTLEHPQRVPGGQLMVTTDVENYPGFPEAITGPELMERFQKQAERFGTTLHMENVVKVDFSQRPFLIQGESVSYRSETVIISTGATAKWLGVKGEDTYKNRGVSACATCDGAFFKKQDVLVVGGGDTAMEEATYLAKIVNHVTLVHRRDTLRASKVMQERAKQNPKISFMWDSAVEEVVGDGKGMNGAVVRNLKTGDSQLVKATGLFVAIGHTPNTELFQGVLETHQGGYLKTVPGSTRTNIEGVFACGDVQDHYYRQAITAAGTGCMAAIDAERWLIEHGE; encoded by the coding sequence GTGGCGGAGGAGAAGATCAACAAGGTGACCATTATCGGCTCGGGGCCCGCGGGCTACACCGCGGCCATCTACGCCGCGCGCGCCAACCTGCAGCCGGTGGTGTTCGCTGGCGGTCCCACGCTGGAGCACCCGCAGCGCGTTCCGGGCGGGCAACTCATGGTGACGACCGACGTGGAGAACTATCCGGGCTTTCCGGAGGCCATCACCGGCCCGGAGCTGATGGAGCGCTTCCAGAAGCAGGCGGAGCGGTTCGGCACCACCCTCCACATGGAGAACGTGGTGAAGGTGGACTTCTCCCAGCGCCCCTTCCTCATCCAGGGAGAGAGCGTCAGCTACCGTTCGGAGACGGTCATCATCTCCACCGGCGCGACGGCCAAGTGGCTGGGCGTGAAGGGCGAGGACACGTACAAGAACCGCGGCGTCTCCGCGTGTGCCACCTGCGACGGTGCCTTCTTCAAGAAGCAGGACGTGCTGGTGGTGGGCGGCGGTGACACGGCCATGGAGGAGGCGACGTACCTGGCGAAGATCGTCAACCACGTCACCCTCGTCCACCGCCGCGACACGCTGCGCGCGTCCAAGGTGATGCAGGAGCGCGCCAAGCAGAACCCGAAGATCTCCTTCATGTGGGACTCCGCGGTGGAGGAGGTCGTCGGCGACGGCAAGGGCATGAATGGCGCGGTGGTGCGCAACCTGAAGACGGGTGACAGCCAGCTCGTGAAGGCGACGGGCCTGTTCGTGGCCATTGGCCACACGCCCAACACGGAGCTGTTCCAGGGCGTGCTGGAGACGCACCAGGGCGGCTACCTGAAGACGGTGCCGGGCTCCACCCGCACGAACATCGAGGGCGTGTTCGCCTGCGGTGACGTGCAGGACCACTACTACCGTCAGGCCATCACCGCGGCGGGCACGGGCTGCATGGCCGCCATCGATGCGGAGCGCTGGCTCATCGAGCACGGCGAGTAG
- a CDS encoding trans-sulfuration enzyme family protein, translating to MSSKQKTVAVHAGTRLAGSKAVPVSPPIYPAAVNWFDSSEDLDAALDGKDYAYARISAPNTTLLEEAVAALEGAEACVAYASGMAALRSVFEAQGFRAGDALVMPADGYGVTRALYKNLCATLGVELHAFLMTDPAVPGRIRELKPRMVLAESISNPLLRVPDLRVLAQACRDAGATFVVDGTFPSPVGQQSLALGADYAVQSTSKWLNGHSDALGGTVSGSRERMAPLRAGRVLAGDVLGPFEAWLTLRGLRTLPVRMKAHVEHAAHVARRLSESPLLERVIYPGLPSHPDHATAGELLLGGGPMVAFEIKGAGRSESMRFLEALKVGRPGPSLGDVCTLVMHAASASARRFTPEERAAAGIQENLIRVSVGLEDPDDVADDLLSAVAEGVRR from the coding sequence ATGAGCTCGAAGCAGAAGACGGTGGCGGTGCACGCCGGGACACGGCTGGCCGGAAGCAAGGCGGTGCCGGTGTCGCCGCCCATCTACCCGGCGGCGGTGAACTGGTTCGACAGCAGCGAGGACCTGGACGCGGCGCTGGACGGGAAGGACTACGCCTACGCCCGCATCAGCGCGCCCAACACGACGCTGCTGGAGGAGGCGGTGGCCGCGCTGGAGGGCGCGGAGGCTTGTGTCGCGTACGCCAGCGGCATGGCCGCGCTGCGCTCCGTCTTCGAGGCCCAGGGGTTCCGCGCGGGTGACGCGCTCGTGATGCCGGCGGACGGCTACGGCGTCACGCGCGCGCTGTACAAGAACCTGTGCGCCACGCTGGGCGTGGAGCTGCACGCGTTCCTGATGACGGACCCCGCCGTGCCCGGGCGCATCCGCGAGCTGAAGCCGCGCATGGTGCTGGCGGAGAGCATCTCCAACCCGCTGCTGCGCGTGCCGGACCTGCGCGTGCTGGCACAGGCGTGCCGCGACGCGGGCGCGACGTTCGTGGTGGACGGCACCTTCCCGTCGCCGGTGGGGCAGCAGTCCCTGGCGCTGGGCGCGGACTACGCGGTGCAGTCCACGAGCAAGTGGCTCAACGGGCACAGTGACGCGCTGGGTGGCACGGTGAGCGGCTCGCGGGAGCGCATGGCGCCGCTGCGCGCCGGGCGGGTGCTCGCGGGGGATGTCCTGGGGCCCTTCGAGGCGTGGCTGACCTTGCGAGGACTGCGCACGTTGCCGGTGCGCATGAAGGCGCATGTCGAGCACGCGGCGCACGTGGCGCGGCGGCTGTCGGAGTCTCCGCTGTTGGAGCGGGTCATCTACCCGGGGCTGCCTTCACACCCGGACCACGCCACTGCGGGCGAGCTGTTGCTGGGCGGCGGTCCCATGGTGGCGTTCGAAATCAAGGGCGCGGGGCGGTCGGAGAGCATGCGCTTCCTGGAGGCGCTGAAGGTGGGCCGGCCCGGTCCTTCGCTGGGCGACGTGTGCACGCTGGTGATGCACGCGGCCAGCGCCAGCGCGCGCCGATTCACCCCGGAGGAGCGGGCGGCGGCGGGCATCCAGGAGAACCTCATCCGCGTCTCGGTGGGGTTGGAGGACCCGGACGACGTCGCGGATGACCTGCTCTCCGCGGTGGCTGAAGGGGTGCGCCGATGA
- a CDS encoding NUDIX hydrolase translates to MSHEVKPWRRLRRGLEHDFTVARVREDWWADPRTNQEHPRVRVDCADWVTVIAVTPDEQLVLVRQFRFGIDRSTLEVPGGIIDPGEAPEAAAARELEEETGYVAGRLVSLGQVHPNPAFQGNVSHSFVALDCVKRHEGRQDEGEDIAVELHPRADLPRLILEGHISHSVVLTAFFLERLRAESQGTP, encoded by the coding sequence ATGTCCCATGAGGTGAAGCCCTGGCGCAGGCTGCGCCGCGGGCTGGAGCACGACTTCACCGTCGCTCGCGTGCGCGAGGACTGGTGGGCGGACCCGCGAACGAATCAGGAGCACCCGCGCGTGCGCGTGGACTGCGCGGACTGGGTGACGGTCATCGCGGTGACGCCGGACGAGCAGCTCGTGCTGGTGCGGCAGTTCCGCTTCGGCATCGACCGGAGCACGCTGGAGGTCCCCGGCGGCATCATAGACCCGGGCGAGGCCCCCGAGGCCGCCGCGGCGCGCGAGCTGGAGGAGGAGACGGGCTACGTGGCGGGCCGGCTGGTGTCCCTGGGGCAGGTGCATCCCAACCCCGCGTTCCAGGGCAACGTGAGCCACAGCTTCGTCGCGCTGGACTGCGTGAAGCGGCACGAGGGCCGGCAGGACGAAGGCGAGGACATCGCGGTGGAGCTGCACCCGCGCGCGGACCTGCCCCGGCTCATCCTGGAGGGCCACATCTCGCATTCGGTGGTGCTGACGGCCTTCTTCCTGGAACGGCTGCGCGCGGAGTCCCAGGGGACGCCGTAG
- a CDS encoding RecQ family ATP-dependent DNA helicase, with product MMNMRAMPVDLPYLEEAQQGLERHFALTRFRPGQDQVISSVLSGRNTLVVMPTGAGKSLCYQLPATLLPGLTLVVSPLIALMKDQVEQLAARGIPATFINSSLSDLERADRMRRLRAREYKLLYVAPERFRSLSFLETVSALGVDLLAVDEAHCISQWGHDFRPDYALLGQVRKRLRPPRTVALTATATPEVRADIVRVLLMKDPQEFAMGFDRPNLFLGKQEVGGDADRHEACARLAGIGGSGIVYCSTRRAAEGVFSELHGRGVKAVLYHAGMDDDARRRAQDTFMSAKEAVAVATNAFGMGIDKPDIRFVAHANIPRAVEAYYQEIGRAGRDGQAARAVLLFNHSDVFTQERLIQGSHPSEAVFGDVWNVLQSVEEFDRGVHVLAGSVNASEFEVSAALRVLEREGKVERGSRGEGEHGITLLDKATSAQPHSPDAQRLLKSLLETFPVGRQVTTELTILARRIGLSVDEVRHALGLLEKAHVAKVRRPFAGRSIRALERVPFRELALDLSRLREQERLNLALLRRMTEYAYTDRDKKCRRGSLLRYFGQRDVDAACGNCDVCTPEKMPTLLSHGPSASRSRGASSAAAPVVTNYSELASTELRRWRKELSKDLGVAPFIIFNDATLLGLSAALPVDREGFLAVKGTGESRWERFGPKVVEICLMARAAGHEPQAVPEAAARARKPTVRRRS from the coding sequence ATGATGAACATGCGCGCGATGCCGGTGGACCTGCCCTACCTCGAGGAAGCACAGCAGGGGCTGGAGCGCCACTTCGCCCTGACCCGGTTCCGGCCGGGGCAGGACCAGGTCATCTCCTCGGTCCTCAGCGGGCGGAACACGCTGGTGGTGATGCCCACCGGCGCGGGCAAGAGCCTGTGCTACCAGTTGCCCGCCACGCTGCTGCCGGGCCTGACGCTGGTGGTGTCGCCGCTGATTGCACTGATGAAGGACCAGGTGGAGCAGCTCGCCGCGCGAGGCATCCCGGCCACCTTCATCAACTCATCGCTGTCCGACCTGGAGCGCGCGGACCGGATGCGCAGGCTGCGCGCGCGTGAGTACAAGCTGCTCTACGTCGCACCGGAGCGCTTTCGCAGCCTCAGCTTCCTGGAGACGGTGTCCGCCCTGGGCGTGGACCTGCTCGCCGTGGACGAGGCGCACTGCATCTCCCAGTGGGGTCACGACTTCCGGCCGGACTACGCGCTGCTCGGACAGGTGCGCAAGCGGCTGCGGCCACCGCGCACGGTGGCGCTCACCGCCACGGCCACGCCGGAGGTTCGCGCGGACATCGTGCGCGTCCTGTTGATGAAGGACCCGCAGGAGTTCGCCATGGGCTTCGACCGCCCCAACCTCTTCCTGGGCAAGCAGGAGGTGGGCGGAGACGCGGACCGGCACGAGGCCTGCGCGCGGCTCGCGGGCATTGGCGGCAGCGGCATCGTCTACTGCTCCACGCGCCGGGCGGCCGAAGGCGTCTTCTCCGAGCTGCACGGCCGGGGCGTGAAGGCGGTGCTGTACCACGCGGGCATGGACGACGATGCGCGCCGCCGCGCCCAGGACACCTTCATGTCCGCGAAGGAAGCGGTGGCGGTGGCCACCAACGCCTTCGGCATGGGCATCGACAAGCCGGACATCCGCTTCGTCGCCCACGCCAACATCCCCCGGGCCGTGGAGGCGTACTACCAGGAGATTGGCCGCGCGGGCCGTGACGGACAGGCCGCGCGCGCGGTGCTCCTCTTCAACCACTCGGACGTCTTCACGCAGGAGCGGCTCATCCAGGGCAGCCACCCGTCCGAGGCCGTATTCGGTGACGTGTGGAACGTCCTCCAATCGGTAGAGGAGTTCGACCGGGGCGTGCACGTGCTCGCGGGCAGCGTGAACGCGAGCGAGTTCGAGGTCTCCGCCGCGCTCCGCGTGCTGGAGCGCGAGGGCAAGGTGGAGCGCGGGAGCCGCGGCGAGGGCGAGCACGGCATCACGCTGCTGGACAAGGCCACCTCCGCGCAGCCGCACTCGCCCGACGCGCAGCGGCTGCTCAAGTCCCTGCTCGAAACGTTCCCCGTGGGCCGGCAGGTGACGACGGAGCTGACCATCCTCGCGCGCCGCATCGGCCTGTCCGTGGACGAGGTCCGCCACGCGCTCGGGCTCCTGGAGAAGGCCCACGTCGCCAAGGTGCGGCGGCCCTTCGCCGGACGCTCCATCCGCGCGCTGGAGCGGGTGCCCTTCCGCGAGTTGGCGCTCGACCTGAGCCGCTTGCGGGAGCAGGAGCGGCTGAACCTGGCCCTCCTGCGGCGGATGACGGAGTACGCGTACACGGACCGGGACAAGAAGTGCCGGCGCGGCTCGCTGCTTCGCTACTTCGGCCAGCGGGATGTGGACGCGGCCTGTGGCAACTGCGACGTGTGTACGCCGGAGAAGATGCCCACGCTGCTGTCCCACGGGCCGTCCGCCTCACGCTCGCGGGGCGCCTCCTCGGCGGCGGCGCCGGTGGTGACGAACTACAGCGAGCTGGCCTCCACGGAGCTGCGGCGATGGCGCAAGGAGCTGTCGAAGGACCTGGGCGTCGCCCCCTTCATCATCTTCAACGACGCCACGCTGCTGGGCCTGTCCGCCGCGCTGCCCGTGGACCGGGAGGGCTTCCTCGCGGTGAAGGGCACCGGGGAGAGCCGCTGGGAGCGCTTTGGCCCCAAGGTGGTGGAAATCTGCCTCATGGCGCGCGCGGCGGGCCATGAGCCCCAGGCCGTCCCCGAGGCCGCGGCCCGCGCGCGCAAACCCACCGTCCGGCGACGGAGCTGA
- a CDS encoding YiiX/YebB-like N1pC/P60 family cysteine hydrolase — MFAASLLLAGLTLASTPSSTPAASTTALAAQAQDVFDLDDEAFVAQAQADLALLERNTRGLRSLQDAVKQSRDVYLQKQSVPYTPDQKQLLLSTWAAFFDYFVATEVIRQRYWDFVKVPSLSQPKKHAWGFLLTHGALTTELAHGLTYADLTVGRKQLEVLLDEPAPEYGLPPRAFTRFKDKAIHVSTSSQLLSGDGYKEQLRPLLVKAGALDAPRVPWLLQEMRHNSKVAKGLLTQRGAKLFVKAAAVRTTGTAQRAFFPVQRAVAEWMGDTRVRRVGQPLISREQALSLLERMEPGDILVARQNWYLSNIGLPGFWPHAELFLGTPAQLRAYLDDDAEVKAWVATLPGEQGSFTQHLARTFPAKWAEYSGQDAHGEPIRILESISEGVSFTGLEHGMRVDYLGVMRPRLSRLEKARAILRAFTYQGRPYDFDFDFFSDQTLVCTELVWKSYAPASDMTGLRIPLVSVAGRRTLPANELVRLFDAEYGREDRQLDFVAFLDGREAEGNAKEADADAFRYSYRRAKWDIAQE, encoded by the coding sequence ATGTTCGCCGCCTCCCTGCTGCTCGCCGGGCTCACGCTCGCCAGCACGCCCAGCAGCACCCCGGCCGCATCGACAACAGCCCTCGCCGCGCAGGCGCAGGACGTCTTCGACCTGGACGACGAGGCCTTCGTCGCCCAGGCCCAGGCGGACCTGGCCCTGCTGGAGCGAAACACGCGGGGCTTGAGGAGCCTGCAGGACGCCGTGAAGCAGTCGCGCGACGTGTACCTCCAGAAGCAGAGCGTGCCGTACACGCCGGACCAGAAGCAGTTGCTGCTCAGCACCTGGGCCGCCTTCTTCGACTACTTCGTCGCCACCGAGGTCATCCGCCAGCGCTACTGGGACTTCGTCAAGGTGCCCTCCCTCTCACAGCCGAAGAAGCACGCCTGGGGCTTCCTCCTCACCCACGGCGCGCTCACCACGGAGCTGGCCCATGGCCTCACCTACGCGGACCTCACCGTGGGGCGCAAACAGCTCGAGGTGCTGCTGGACGAGCCCGCTCCCGAATACGGCCTCCCGCCGCGCGCCTTCACGCGTTTCAAGGACAAGGCCATCCACGTGTCCACCAGCTCGCAGCTCCTCAGCGGGGACGGCTACAAGGAGCAGCTCCGCCCGCTGCTGGTGAAGGCCGGGGCCCTGGACGCCCCCCGCGTGCCCTGGCTCCTCCAGGAGATGAGGCACAACAGCAAGGTCGCCAAGGGGCTGCTGACACAGCGGGGCGCCAAGCTCTTCGTCAAGGCCGCCGCGGTACGCACCACCGGCACCGCGCAGCGCGCCTTCTTCCCGGTGCAGCGCGCGGTGGCCGAATGGATGGGCGACACCCGCGTGCGCCGCGTGGGCCAGCCGCTCATCTCCCGCGAACAGGCGCTGTCCTTGCTGGAGCGGATGGAGCCCGGCGACATCCTGGTGGCCCGTCAGAACTGGTACCTCTCCAACATCGGCCTGCCCGGCTTCTGGCCCCACGCGGAGCTCTTCCTCGGCACGCCCGCCCAGCTTCGCGCCTACCTGGATGACGACGCGGAGGTGAAGGCCTGGGTGGCCACGCTCCCTGGCGAACAGGGCTCCTTCACCCAGCACCTGGCCCGGACCTTCCCCGCCAAGTGGGCCGAGTACTCCGGCCAGGACGCGCACGGCGAGCCCATCCGCATCCTCGAATCCATCAGCGAGGGCGTGTCCTTCACCGGCCTGGAGCACGGCATGCGGGTGGACTACCTGGGCGTCATGCGCCCGCGCCTGTCACGCCTGGAGAAGGCCCGCGCCATTCTCCGCGCCTTCACCTACCAGGGCCGGCCCTACGACTTCGACTTCGACTTCTTCTCCGACCAGACGCTCGTGTGCACGGAGCTGGTGTGGAAGTCCTATGCGCCCGCCAGCGACATGACGGGGCTGCGCATCCCCCTGGTCAGCGTGGCCGGGCGGCGCACCCTCCCCGCCAACGAGCTGGTCCGCCTCTTCGACGCGGAATATGGCCGGGAGGACCGGCAGCTCGACTTCGTGGCCTTCCTGGACGGCCGGGAGGCGGAAGGCAACGCGAAGGAGGCGGACGCCGACGCATTCCGTTACAGCTACCGCCGTGCCAAATGGGACATCGCCCAGGAGTAG